The genomic region AAAAAAGCATTTTATCTTTGTTTTCAAAGTTTTATTTAAACCAGGGGTTTTGCTATTTTTTGGTATAATTCCCAAAAATTTATAGAGATGAACAAATTAAAATCAATAATCGCAATTTTGCTTTTAAGTTTAATCACTTTATCCTTTAAAGCAAAAGCCCAAACCTGGGATTCTGTGGGAACGGGAATGAATGGTGGTGTAGGGGCATTTGTTGTAGATACAGTTAATAATATCCTTTATGCCGGTGGAGGGTTTACCACTGCGGGTGGAGTAAGCGCCAATAATATTGCTAAATGGGACGGAACAAGCTGGGATTCTTTAGGATCAGGATTGAATAGTGGTGTACAAGCATTAGCAATTTATAATGATACACTCTATGCGGCAGGTTCTTTTACATTGGCAGGTGGAATAAGCGCCAAATACATTGCAAAATGGAACGGAACAAGCTGGGATTCTGTAGGAACCGGAATGGATTCTGATGTCATGACATTAGCCGTTTACAATAATACACTTTACGCAGGAGGATTTTTTTCAACTGCAGGTGGAGTGAGTGCACCAACTATTGCAAAATGGGATGGAAGTAATTGGAGTTCTGTTGGAACAGGAACTAATCTTTTTGTTCTGTCTTTAGCCGCGCTTAATACTGTTCTATACGTTGGTGGTCTATTTACTACTGCAGGTGGAGTAAGCGCTATTAATATTGCACAATGGAATGGGACAAGCTGGGATTCTTTAGGAAGTGGACTTGGAGATCCCTTTGCAGATCAGGTGTTGGCTATAGATTCGTTTAATGGTGAGGTTTATGCGGGAGGGACTTTTATTAATTCAGGAGCAATGAGCATTTATAGGATCGCTCGATGGAATGGAGCAAGCTGGGATTCAGTAGGAACCGGGATGAACTTTGATGTTGAGTCCTTAACCAACTATAACAATGAACTCTATGCAGGAGGTCTTTTTACAACCGCAGGTGGAGTGGCAGCAAATTATATTGCAAAATGGAACGGGACAAATTGGTATCCAGTAGGGACAGGAATGAATGGTTGGGTTTATTCATTAATTGAGTATAATGGTGAACTCTATGCGGGTGGTGATTTCACAACCGCAGGTGGTATAAACGCAAATTATATTGCCAGATGGAACGCAGATACTTGTGGAATTACCTCCTCTTTTACTTCCAGCGCAACAACGATTTGTGAAGGAGAAATCATCAATTTCACCAATACCAGCACAGGAGCTATTACTTATGAATGGCAGCAAAACGGTACTCCTTTTAGTACGGCTACCGATACTTCAAGAACATTTAATATAGCAGGTACTTATTCCATCAGTCTTATTGCAGATAGCGGCAGTTGCAGTGATTCATCCGGTGTTATAATTATTGTCAATCCAACTTATTCTTTCAACACACCTAACGACACCATCTGTGATGGCGATAGCGTTTTGATAGGTGGTGTTTATCGCAAAACCGCAGGAATATACTATGACAGCTTAACTACTGCCAATAGTTGCGACAGCATAATTGCTACAACCTTGATCGTCAATCCAACTTATTCCATTAACACACCTAACGACACCATCTGTGATGGCGATAGCGTTTTGATAGGTGGTATTTATCGCAAAACAGCAGGAACATACTATGACAGTTTAACCACAGTCAATAGTTGCGACAGCGTAATTGCTACAACCTTAATCGTCAATCCAACTTATACCATTAACACACCGGATGAAACCATCTGCGATGGCGATAGCGTTTCGATATTTGCTGTTTATCGCAAAATAGCCGGAACATACTATGACAGTTTAACCACTGCCAATAGTTGCGATAGCGTAATTGCTACAACCTTAATCGTCAATCCAACTTATACCATTAACACACCTAATGAAACTATCTGCGATGGCGACAGCGTTTCGATATTTGCTGTTTATCGCAAGATAGCCGGAACATACTATGACAGCTTAACCACTGTCAATAGTTGCGATAGCGTAATTGCTACAACCTTAATAGTTAATTCATTACCAACTGTTAATCTCGGTGCAGATACTATTATTTGCAATAGTTGTTCAATAACGCTTGATGCGAGTGCAGGTTTTTCAAGCTATGACTGGTCAACAGGAGAAACCACACCAACCATAACAGTTGATTCAACAGCCACTTATATAGTACAAATCACAGATACAAATGGCTGTTCAGCCACAGATTCAATTGCAGTAACTATCTCAACTGGCATCAATAATCAATCAACAATCAACAATAATCAATTAAAAGTTCACCCAAATCCAAACACCGGAGAATTCACCGTAACATTCAACATAACAGAAAAGCAGCAAATCAATCTCAAAATAATTAACATAAAAGGTCAGATAATTTATCAGGAAAATCTAACTGATTTTACAGGCAGCTATCAAAATAAAATAGATATGAGTGGCTATGCAAAAGGAATATATAATTTACAACTATCAACTAAGCAAGGAACAATCAACAAAAAAATAATCCTTGAATAAAATACCATTAACCCCTCGATTTATCGAGGGGGCTCAAAAAACAAGTAATAACCTAACCGTTTTAATGGTTTTAAAAAATAAATAAACTTTGCGCTCTTTGCGCCTTTGCGAGATAAATTAAAGCCTCCGGCCACGGCCGGTCTACATTTTAATCGCTTCATTACCAATATTTTTGTAAAACTTTAGGAAAAAACAGTTTTTCCCTCTATCTTTGCGCATCCAAACCAAAAAAATAATTATCATGAAAAAGCATCTAGTATTATTATCAGTATTTACACTTATCGTATCGTATGGCTATTGCCAGGGTACCTTTAAGTTTGAAAAAGAATCGCACGATTTTGGCGCTGTGGAAGAAGGTAAGCTGGCAATTTATGAATTTGTTTTTAAAAATACAGGCAACCAGCCCATCATCATTTCCAACGTAAAAGCATCGTGCGGCTGCACCACACCATTTTGGACAAGAGAACCGGTGCCGCCTGGCGGAACAGGAAAAGTCAAAGCTCAATACAACAGCAAAGGAAGGCCCGGAACATTTGCCAAAAGCATTACAATTACCTCAAATTCCCAGACGCCTACCAAGGTGCTCCGTATCAATGGAGTTGTTAATAAAAAGCCGGCAAGAGTACTTACCCCGGAGGAGCTTGCTCAATCTCCCGTCATTCAATTTGAAAAATCAACCCACAATTTCGGGAAAGTAGAGATTGGTCAGACCGTAAGCTACAAATTTTCTTTTTCAAACAAAGGGAAAAATGACCTGAAGATCACTAATGTTCAGAGCCGCTGCAGGTGTGTAACCCATCAGGCATCCAAACAGGTGATTAAACCCGGAGAAACTGCCCAATTAACGCTGACTTACACCCCCAGGGGCAAAAGCGTACTCAAAGAAGTGGTTACGATTAATTCAAATGATCTGACCCAACAGGGATTTAACATTACTTTAATAGCCGATTTAGTTGAAAGCCTTGTCTCTCAAAGCATACTCAGGGAAGACAAAGCTTCGGTTCCGTTTAAATAATAATCAGTTTACCCCGCACATAAATTTATGTGCGGGGTTTACCGGTAAGCTGAAAACTGGGAACCGGATAACCGAAAACCTAAAAACCGATCCAAAGTACTCGGGAGAAAAACCGAAATTGTTATCACAATCTGCAATCTACAATCCGAAATTCGCAATCCGCAATGATAATAGGAGTCCCCAAAGAGATCAAAGAAGATGAAAACCGTGTAGCGCTTACGCCTGCAGGTGTTGCGGAATTAAAGAAATCCGGACATACCATCTTTGTACAAACAACAGCAGGTATTGGAAGCGGATTTGATGATAATGAATATGCTTCTGCAGGTGCACAAATATTACCAACTATTGAAGATGTTTATGATCGTGCAGATATGATCATCAAGGTAAAAGAGCCTATTAAGCAGGAATATAATCTCGTTAAGAAGGATCAGCTTATCTTCACTTATTTTCACTTTGCTTCCTCGCTAGAACTTACCAATGCTATGATGAAGTCCAAAGCAGTTTGCCTGGCTTATGAAACTGTCGAAGAAGCTGATGGTTCTTTGCCATTGTTGGTACCCATGTCTGAAGTAGCAGGTAGAATGGCAGTTCAACAAGGAGCCAAATACCTGGAACGGCCTCAAAAAGGCAGAGGAATATTATTGGGCGGTGTTCCTGGAGTAAATCCTTCAAATGTACTTATCCTAGGCGGAGGTATCGTTGGTACTCAAGCTGCGAAGATGGCAGCAGGATTGGGAGCTAACGTAACTATTATGGACATAAGCTTGCAGCGACTAAGATATTTGAGCGACATTATGCCTGCCAACGTCATTACCATTGTTTCTAACCATTATAATATCAGGGAAGCGATAAAAACATCAGACCTTATTATTGGGGCAGTTCTGATACCAGGCACTAAAGCACCCAATCTTATCACTCGTAAAATGCTTAAAGAAATGAGAGCGGGTACGGTATTGGTTGATGTTGCCGTTGACCAGGGTGGCTGTATCGAAACCTGCAAACCTACCACACATCAGAAACCCACTTTTGTAATTGATGAAATTGTTCATTATTGTGTTGCCAATATGCCCGGTGCGGTTCCCTATACTTCTACGTTAGCCCTAACCAATGCTACGCTCCCTTATGCCATAGAACTCGCAAATAAAGGATGGGAAAAAGCATGCAGTGAAAACCTGGAACTGTTATTGGGGTTAAATATTATTAATGGAGATATTGTTTATAAAGGTGTAGCAGAGACTTTTGGGTTAGAATATCATGACGTGGAGGAATATCTAGCGCATGCGCGTTGAGCATAGCGCATGGCCTGAATGCCATGCGAAAAAGTATGCTGAGGTATTAAAAAACCGTAACTATTCAGTAAATAATAAAATATTGCCAATAATTTTGAAATTCAGTAATATAAAAGGAGATATATTCGGTGGAATAACAGCAGGGATTGTCAGACGTCTTTAGTACCGGACAATATCAGTTTCAGTGACTTGTCAGCATGAATCGGTAAATCTCGATTACTCCTATTTCGGGGTCATCAAGGAATTCATTCAAGGCTTTAATATTATCTCGGATTATATTCTCTATATAAGGGACTCTACAATTTCCTATTTTCAACCAAATCACTTTGGGTGGGCTGCCTCTTGTTACACTTAAGTCGTTAAAATCTGAGTCTTTTGTTACTATCGTAAAACCGTTTTTTTTTGCAAAAATCCAAATTTCTTGATCATCAGATTCATCTAATCCTTTTATCATTACATGCGTTGAGCCTGGAAAAAGATCATCAAGTCTTGCTATTAACTTATCAGATAGATTGTTGTCAAATAACAATTTCATGGGCTTAATACTGTAACTTTGTGTTCCCGATCAGCAGCATAAGCTAAACAAGCAAGAATATCCTCCTTTGTAATTTTTGGAAAATCATCCATTATCTCCTCGAAAGTCATTTCATCGGCAAGCATGTTTAAAATATCATAAACTGTAATCCTGAACCCTCTTATACAAGGTTTACCTGACCGTTTTCCTGACTCAATGGTAATGTAATCTTTGTAGTTTATCATAATTCTAATATAGAATTTGAGCACGTTATTTTGCTATAGTTAATACTTTTTTGTTTTACAAAGATAATAATAAATACAAAAATTACATATCCACGAGGTTTATTTTCACCAAATTTGTTAATATTGCATCGCAATATTTTCAAAAAAAATTTATAACAATAACCAAAATTTTGAAATTCAGTAATATAAAAGGAGATCTATTCGGTGGAATAACAGCAGGCATTGTTGCGCTGCCGCTGGCGCTTGCCTTTGGCGTTCAATCGGGCATGGGAGCTGTTGCCGGTCTTTATGGTGCAATAGTGCTTGGGATCCTGGCGGCAATCTTTGGAGGAACAGCCACCCAGATAAGCGGGCCTACCGGGCCGATGACCGTAGTATCGGCAGCAGTCATCGGAACAGTAATTGTGCTTTCCGGAAGCGTGCAGAATGGCATGGGTGTCATTATCGCTACTTTCTTGCTGGCAGGAGGGTTTCAAATTCTCCTGGGTATTTTAAAAGTAGGCAAGTATGTGAAGTTTATTCCCTACCCGGTATTATCAGGATTCATGAGCGGAATAGGAGCGATCATCATCTTATATCAATTGTATCCTTTTTTGGGTCATGATTCTGAAAAAAGCACAATAGATATTATTATTCACTTCTCTAAACCTCTTACAGCAATGAATATAAGTGCGGTAGGATTGGGCGGTTTAACAATTGTTATTATATACCTATTTCCGAAAATTACGAAAGTTGTTCCCAGCCAGTTGGTTGCTTTGGTTGTTGTTACACTAACTGCATTTTTTCTTAAAATTGATGTTCCTATAATAGGAGATATTCCTACAGGACTTCCTGAATTAAAGATTGCTTCCATCTTGTCAATAGAACCTTCAAACTACTGGCTGATCGTGAAGTTTGCCATCACTCTTGCTGCATTGGGTGCAATTGATTCGCTGCTTACTTCGGTGATAGCCGATAACGTCACCAAGACTAAACATAACAGTAACCGGGAGCTGATAGGGCAGGGTATTGGTAATATGGCATCTGCACTGATTGGAGGTATTCCAGGTGCAGGCGCTACCATGAGAACTGTGGTGAATATTAATGCAGGAGGCAAAACACGACTGGCGGGTCTTGTGCATGGTTTGCTGCTTGTTGTTGTGTTATTTGGTGCCGGAAAATATGCTGCCCATATCCCGTTGTGTGTTCTTGCCGGTATTTTGATTACGGTGGGAATTGGAATTATTGACTATAAGGGACTGAAACACCTGCTTCATGTGCCCAGGGCAGAGGCGATGATATTGGTTATAGTACTGGCGATCACTGTTTTCGGGGACCTGCTTACTGCAGTGGCTGTGGGAATGGTTCTCGCATCCCTGGCGTTCATGAAGAAAATGAGTGATATAGTGAGTGACGAATCAAAAATATCTTCCATTACTAAGTTTGAAAAGGAATTACCGTGGAAAGATGAAGAAGAGATTTCAGATAAAATTGAAGATAAGATTTACATCAAACACCTTGACGGACCCTTATTTTTCGGGTTTACTGCTCAATTTCAGCAAATGACCCAAGCCTTGCCTGAAGTTAAAATAGTTATCATGAGGATGGAAAAAGTTCCTTACATAGACCAGTCAGGTTTGTATGCGCTGGAAGAGGTAATACTTGGGCTTGAGAAGAAAGATATTGTGGTGTTGATGACAGGGATCAAGGAACAGCCGGTGGACATGTTAAGAAAGTTGAATGTGGTTCCCGGATTGATACCCGAATCGTATCTGTTTGCAAGCTTTCGTGGTTGCACCAAGTGGCTGAAACATAACTTTGAAGAGAGCAAGGATGGATTTAAAAAAATTATTGATGATCTGCACGAAATTAAAAAGGCGGAGGTATCTTACCATATGTGATAAAAATTTAATGCCATATAATTTATAAAAGCAATAAAATGTTTATTCAAACGAAAGAATCATAAGCAATGCAAACCCCTGAAAAAGCACTTGAATTATTAAAGGAAGGTAACCAAAGGTTTGTTAGCAACAACCAAATTAACCGTGACTTGCTGGAACAGGTCAGGCAAACAGCTTCGGGGCAGCGCCCGTTTGCGGTAGTGCTCGGATGCATTGACTCGCGTGTGCCTCCTGAACTGATCTTTGACCAGGGCATTGGCGATATTTTGAATGTGCGCATCGCAGGTAATATTGTGAATGACGATATACTTGGAAGCCTGGAGTTTGCCTGTAAAGTGCTGGATTCAGCGCTTATCGTAGTGTTAGGCCATAGCCGGTGTGGGGCAGTACGTGGCGCATGTGATGACGTAAAATTGGGAAACCTGACAACGCTTATCAGCAAAATAAAGCCTGCGGTAGATTCTGTTAAGAATGAAAAAGATGACAGTACAACAAATGGCGGGTTTGTGCAGAAGGTAGCTGTAAGGAACGTTTTTATGACAATAAATGCCATTAAGGAAGGGAGCCAAATATTAGCAGAAATGATCGGAAATGCAGAGATAGGGATTGTTGGCGGGATGTATGATGTGGAAACGGGCAAGGTAGAGTTTATGGAAAATGGTTGATGGAAGATGGAAGAAAATAAAAATCCGAAATCCGAAACCACTAATTAGTGTCTGTCTATAAAGTCGAATGTTTAATATATTATAGTAAAAACATAACCTCGTAAGTTGATTAAAAAGTCGGCAGTCCACAGTCGGCAGTCAGCAAATTTGCCAACTGCCGACTGCCAACTGCCAACTTAATGTTGAAACTTTGGATTTTCATTAACGAATATTTTTGACATTATAGACAGACACTAATTACACTAAATTAGTGAAATTCTTAATTAGTGTAATTAGTGGTTTCAAAATCAAGAATTAATATCCATTTTCCATTTTTCCCAGTGTCGGGGTGGGGAGATTCGAACTCCCGACCCCCAGACCCCCAGCCTGGTGCGCTAACCGGACTACGCTACACCCCGAACATTATTGAATTATTTTTAGATTTAGTAATTTTATTATAAACTTATCAATTAACTGTCAATTGAACTGTCAACTGCTACTGCCACAACCTTGCCTTTATTCCCTCTATTCCCTTATTTCCTTATTCCCTTATTCCCAGCAAATTCATCGGATGACCCAAACGCACAACCTGGAGAGTCATCCGATGATAACCACCCCTTGTCATAGTCATTGTCTATTGTCATATTGTCTACTGTCTATTGCCAACTGCCAACTGCATTTCCTTATTCCCTCCTACCCTCCCCTACCCTCCTTGGGAAATAATTGTTATTAACATCAGTATCGGCTGTTTCTGATAACGGATCAAGTTTGAAAGACACGGCTTTTTTTTCTGATACAAATACCTGGCTGACCTGTTTATCATTTTTCTTCCAGATCTCGGCTGGTATTCTTATCACTTCTTCCGAACTATCTTCATAGCTGATTTGCAGGATCAAGGGCATTACCAGGCCCCCAATATTATTAAATTTCACCTCATATAAGTTTAAGCCTTTTCCTAACAGATCTTTCTGTTCACCGGTAAGGTCATTGTATAAACTTTCATAACCAGCCTTATCTAAAATTGCTATATCGAATCCCGGGTATTCGGTATGAATATCTGATAGGTGGCTATTTTCAACGTTATTATCGTTTAATTTATTTAAGGAGTGATGCTTTTCTCCTTCCCCTTTGACGAGGGAATTAGGGAGTGAGGCTTCTAATCTTAACAATGCAACATTCTCAATTGACATATCTACATGATCGGTAGTAAAAAACCAGCCTCTCCAGAACCAGTCAAGGTCTACCCCTGAAGCATCTTCCATGGTACGGAATAAGTCGGCAGGCATCGGACGTTTGAATGCCCACCTTCTGCAATATTCCTTAAAAGCATAGTCAAATAATTCTTTACCCATCACCGTATTTCTCAAAATATTCAGCGCAGCAGCAGTTTTTCCGTAAGCATTTTTGCCAAACTGTAAAAGTGATTCGGAATTGGTCATGATCGGAACCATTTTGGATTTATCACCTTTCATATAGCTGATTATGTTCTTTATGCCTCCCCTTTTTGGACGGAATTGAGGATCCCATTCTTTAAGGGCAAGCCCCTGAACAAAGCTATTCAGCCCTTCATCTAACCATGTCCACTGCCTTTCATCCGAATTGATGATCATGGGGAAAAAATTATGCCCTACTTCATGGGTGACCACCGATATGAGGCTGTTTTTCTTCGCCTCATCATAGGAACCGTCCGGATCAGGGCGGGCACCGTTAAAGCAGATCATAGGATATTCCATGCCCCAAACCGGCCCATGAACAGAGATCGCAACAGGGTAACTATAGTCAACACTATATACTGAATAGATTTTTAACGTATTAGCAACCACTCTGGTAGAGTATTTTCCCCAGAGGGGATTCCCCTCCTTTGGATAAAATGACATGGCAAGCACTTTGTTGCTACCCTGACCTTTGGTGCGAGGCTGGTTGATATTCACACCCATGGCGTCCCAGATGAATTTCCTTGAACTTGCCCAGGCAAAATCACGCACGTTGTTGGCATGAAAGATCCAGGTTTTCTTTTTATCTGACCTGGATTTTTCATTTTGTACAGCTTCATCCTGGGTAATAATAAGTACAGGCTGATCATTACTCCGGGCTTTTTTCAGTCTTTCGATCTGTTTTTTTGTTAGCACATCATCCGCATTTTGCAATTCTCCTGTGGCTGCCACTATGTGATCTGCCGGTACGGTAATGCTTACCTTATAATCTCCGAATGATAACGCAAACTCGCCCCTGCCTTGAAACTGCTTGTTCTGCCAGCCGTTTACATCATCATATACAGCCATACGTGGAAACCATTGCGCAATTTCATACAGGTAATTTCCATCTTCTTCAAAATATTCATATCCTGAGCGTCCCCCTATTTCCACATGGTTATTGATATTATAGCTCCATTTTATGGAAAAGGTGTAAGAATTATCTGGTTTTAATGGTGAAGGAATATCTACCCGCATCATAGTTTTATTAATAAAATATTTTAAATCCAGCCCTGATTTGTCTTTAACCTGCTCAATTTTATATCCGCCTTCAAAGCTACCATGATTCACAAAATAGGCTAATTCGTTCAGCTCAAGATCGCCATCTATTGTGTGTGTATTGGATTTGTAGGAGTCTGAACTTTTTGCTCTTACATTCTGGTCTAATTGCAGCCACAGGTAAGAAAGCGCATCAGGAGAATTATTGATATAGTTAATGGTTTCAAAACCAGTGATTCGCTGATTTTCATCATCTAATTCTGCCTTAATAACATAATCAGCTTTTTGCTGCCAGTATTTGTGTCCCGGAGCGCCAGAAGCTGTCCTGTAATTGTTTGGAGTAGGGAGTTCTTCTACTAATTGCTGGAATTTTGAGTTGCTGATATTTTGCTGGGCAAACAAATCAGCAGGCAGTTGACAGTAGACAGTAAGCAATATAGCTGCTACTACCAGGTTTCTGATTTTTCTCATGATAATGTTAGTTATTGGTTTGTTAGTCGTTGGTTATAGTTTGTTAGTTGTTAGTTATAGTTAGATTGTTCGTCCCACCCGGCTCCGACTGCTTTGGGAAATCAATAGTTTATCTAAAATATACTATTTTCAATCACCAACACAAGTGCAATCCCCCCGACAACACCGGAAATGATCAGGTTCCATTCTCTCCGTGTTATTCTGAAAAAATAGACAAATATGAATGAAGCCGCTAATATAGCAAACAAAAGTAATATTTGACATACTTCCACGCCAATATTAAAGGCAAAAAGTTTCAACATGATGTTTTCACTATTGCCCAAAACCTGCCTGAGATGATTTGAAATTCCCATCCCATGTATGAAGGCAAAGAAAACGCCAAAGAAGTACCTGAAATTATGTGAAGGATACCTGTATTGATATTTTTCCTTTCTAAAAAAAATGTTTGAAATAGCAGTAATGAGAATGGTACATGGCAGGAGAAATTCAATCAGATGATTATTAATAGTAAAATCATTCAATGAAGTTAGTACCACCGATATTAAATGCCCGAAGGTAAAAGAGGTAACTAACCACAGCACCTTTTTCCAATCAGCTATTTGATAAATAATAAACAATGCTGCCACAAAAAGAATGTGGTCGTAAGTATTTAAGCTGCTGATGTGATGGAAACCCTGGATAAAGTATGATGAAAAAGTTGACATTTTTTAAAAGTACATAATATTAACAAATAAACACTCACATTAAAGTTAATAACAGTTAATAACAGTTAACAACAGTTAACAACGGTTGCTTAAAACACTGCTTTTTTGCAATATGCTCCTTTTTTTCAAGATTAAGCATATGAAAAAGTAACCGATATTAACCATTATTAACCGCTATTAACTGTTTTTAACCATTTACATAAAGTTAACAACGGTTGCTTAGTGTTCTCCTGAGTACTTGGAGGATGCGCAGGCACACCAAATTTAGTATGTTTTAGTAAAAAAACAAAATTATTTTATGATTATCAATTTATTTCCTCTTTAACAGCCTCCTTTTTCACAAATCTTATCTCCCCTTTGTCATCAAGCACCGCTTCCACAATCGGGATATCTTTGCTATCCTCCCCGAAGGGTTCCCCGATAGGATCGGGACAGGCGCGGGAGGTACTACCGGCTTTTTTTAAATTACCTGCCAGTATTTCCTTAGATAGCTCATTCAATATCCTTCGCTGCAATACTCTTTTCAAAGGCCTTGCTCCGAATTGCGGGTCGTATCCGAGCTTGGCAAGCAGATTGAGCACTTCATCAGATGCCTTTAGTTGAATGCCTGACCCTTTGAGCCTTTGCTGTATCAATTTGAATTGAATATCTACGATCTTCCTTATCTCCTTCTTCGTGAGCGGCTTGAACATGATCATTTCATCAACCCTGTTCAAAAATTCAGGGCGTATGGTTTTTTTCATCAGCTCAAATACCTGGTTTTTCGTATCTTCAAATGTGGTGTCAGGTGTTTCCACCTGACACACATCATTGTGCTTTTCAAAATTTTCCTGTATAATATGCGAACCAATATTAGAGGTCATAATAATAATTGTATTCTTGAAATTTGCTATCCTCCCTTTGTTATCTGTAAGCCTGCCTTCATCCAGTACTTGTAGTAATATATTGAAAACATCAGAATGTGCTTTTTCGATCTCATCTAATAATATTACAGAATAGGGCTTTCGTCTCACTGCTTCAGTCAACTGACCGCCCTCATCATACCCAATATATCCCGGAGGCGCCCCAATCAGCCTGCTTACAGAATGTCTTTCCTGGTATTCCGACAGGTCAATACGTACTAATGCATTTTCATCATTAAATAAAAATGCTGCGAGGGTTTTTGCCAGTTCGGTTTTACCAACACCTGTGGTACCCAGGAAGATAAACGAACCAATAGGTCTTTTAGGATCCTGCATCCCTGCCCTGCTCCTTCTCACGGCATCAGCAATGATCCGTATGGCTTCTTCCTGCCCGGCAACGCGTTTGCCAAGCTCTTCTTCGAGGTGCAGTAATTTCTCCTTTTCGCTTTGCAGCATGCTTGAAACAGGAATCCCGGTCCATTTGCTCACAACATCAGCAATATCTTCACTGCTGACCTCCTCTTTTAGCATAGCGCCATTGCTTTGAACCTTGCTCATTTGCTTTTTTAATTCTTCAAGTTGTTTCTCGCTTTCCACAATCTTTCCGTAACGCAGTTCAGCTACTTTACCCAGAT from Cytophagales bacterium harbors:
- a CDS encoding HupE/UreJ family protein, which produces MSTFSSYFIQGFHHISSLNTYDHILFVAALFIIYQIADWKKVLWLVTSFTFGHLISVVLTSLNDFTINNHLIEFLLPCTILITAISNIFFRKEKYQYRYPSHNFRYFFGVFFAFIHGMGISNHLRQVLGNSENIMLKLFAFNIGVEVCQILLLFAILAASFIFVYFFRITRREWNLIISGVVGGIALVLVIENSIF